One genomic region from Acaryochloris thomasi RCC1774 encodes:
- a CDS encoding glutathione S-transferase family protein gives MKATVTLHQFPRPSMIANLSPFCMKVETFMQMASIPYEIHETLSARQAPQKKLPYILHQDKAVPDSQQIIEYLTSTFSVRLDAHLGEEQLAIGHAIRVMLEERLRWCIVYSRWLDPVCWSAFETIVISSLSQPYRAIFPVLARQRKQKIRQTLYANGIGRFTPTEIYQFGQKDITALASILNGSTYLFGDQPSSFDATVYAFLANLIDVPIPCPLNDMARQNKRLREYCQRMRHLYSI, from the coding sequence ATGAAAGCAACGGTCACGCTTCATCAATTTCCTCGCCCCAGTATGATCGCGAATCTCAGCCCATTTTGTATGAAGGTTGAAACCTTTATGCAGATGGCATCAATTCCCTACGAGATTCACGAGACTTTGAGTGCCCGTCAGGCTCCCCAGAAGAAGCTGCCCTATATTCTTCATCAAGACAAAGCAGTCCCTGACTCTCAGCAGATTATTGAATATCTAACCTCGACATTTTCTGTTCGCCTTGATGCTCACTTAGGCGAAGAACAACTGGCGATTGGTCATGCGATCAGAGTGATGCTAGAGGAGCGGTTGAGATGGTGCATCGTCTATAGTCGCTGGCTCGATCCAGTTTGTTGGTCTGCCTTTGAGACAATTGTGATTAGCTCACTTTCACAGCCCTATCGAGCTATTTTCCCTGTGCTAGCAAGACAGCGCAAACAGAAGATTCGTCAGACACTCTATGCCAATGGAATTGGTCGTTTCACGCCTACGGAGATTTATCAGTTCGGACAAAAAGACATCACGGCACTAGCCTCTATCCTCAATGGCAGCACCTATCTTTTCGGTGACCAGCCTTCGTCTTTCGACGCAACCGTCTATGCTTTCCTGGCTAATCTAATCGACGTTCCCATTCCTTGTCCCCTCAATGACATGGCTCGGCAAAACAAAAGACTGCGGGAGTATTGCCAAAGGATGCGACATCTCTACAGCATCTAG
- a CDS encoding serine/threonine-protein kinase, translating to MSGTQTKIESFSNSDIDPAQSSFPKVESDSALLGSRYQVISQLRQGGFGYTFLAEDTHRPGSPLCVVKRLARWFSIENAEQAHQLFAAEAQTLEKLGEHPQIPRLLAYFEQGGEFYLVQELINGQLLTEELIECWPYWQDEKIIEFLNEMLSLLGFVHQHDVIHRDIKPDNLIRRQEDGKLVLIDFGVAKQGQLDNCVPGKSVNIVGTSGYAPPEQQQGCPRFNSDLYTLGMVAIEAATGCHPDRLPRTSSGELKWRSFATKLSPWLADVLDGMIRQNAQNRYQRAQDILQDILKNLNQMPDRDQHLLLLECISKYDCLVM from the coding sequence ATGTCCGGTACCCAAACCAAAATAGAATCTTTCTCCAATAGTGATATTGATCCCGCTCAGTCATCGTTCCCAAAAGTAGAATCGGATTCAGCTCTCCTCGGCAGCCGTTATCAGGTCATATCCCAACTCAGGCAAGGAGGATTCGGATACACGTTTCTCGCAGAAGATACCCACCGTCCTGGTAGTCCCCTGTGCGTGGTTAAAAGACTTGCCCGCTGGTTTAGCATCGAAAATGCAGAACAGGCTCACCAGCTATTTGCAGCGGAAGCCCAAACGCTCGAAAAGCTAGGTGAACACCCACAAATTCCGAGATTACTGGCTTACTTTGAGCAAGGAGGGGAGTTCTATCTAGTCCAAGAGTTAATTAATGGTCAACTCCTAACGGAAGAACTCATTGAATGCTGGCCCTATTGGCAGGATGAAAAGATTATCGAATTTCTGAATGAGATGCTATCGCTGTTGGGTTTTGTGCATCAGCATGACGTTATTCATCGAGATATAAAACCAGATAACCTGATTCGCCGACAGGAAGATGGCAAGCTCGTGTTGATTGATTTTGGGGTTGCGAAGCAAGGTCAGCTAGACAACTGTGTCCCCGGAAAATCGGTGAATATTGTGGGTACCTCAGGTTATGCTCCTCCAGAACAGCAGCAAGGGTGCCCTCGCTTCAATAGTGATCTCTATACGTTAGGTATGGTTGCGATTGAGGCTGCCACAGGTTGTCATCCAGATCGTTTGCCTCGAACAAGCAGTGGAGAGCTGAAATGGCGTTCTTTTGCGACGAAACTTAGTCCGTGGTTGGCTGATGTTTTGGACGGCATGATTCGTCAAAATGCCCAGAACCGCTATCAAAGAGCGCAGGATATTTTGCAAGATATTCTTAAAAATCTGAATCAGATGCCAGACCGTGATCAGCATTTGCTACTGCTTGAGTGCATCAGCAAGTATGACTGCTTAGTCATGTAG
- a CDS encoding DNA polymerase III subunit alpha: MSFVGLHVHSDYSMLDGASQLPALVAQAVELGMPAIALTDHGVMYGAINLIKTCKGKDIKPIIGNEMYVINGDIEKQERRPRYHQVVLAKNTQGYRNLVKLTTLSNLKGVQGKGIFSRPCINKDLLEQYHEGLIVTSACLGGEVPQAIMQGKPEIARRVATWYKDLFGDDYYLEIQDHGSQEDRMVNVEIVRIARELDIKIVATNDSHYISCHDVEAHDALLCIQTGKSVTEDKRLRYSGTEYMKSADEMRLLFRDHLTADVVEDAIATTLEVADKIEEYDVFRSPQSPAFEVPEGYTADTYMEKVTWDGLLDRLELESREEVPEVYRERLIYELEMLKEMGFATYFLIVWDYIKYARDNNIPVGPGRGSAAGSLVAYCQGITNIDPVHHGLLFERFLNPERKSMPDIDTDFCIQKRDQMIEYVTDKYGEDRVAQIITFNRMTSKAVLKDVARVLDVPYGDADKMAKMIPVSRGKPAKLKVMISDETPAPEFKERYEKDPVARKWLDMAIRIEGTNKTFGVHAAGVVIAAEPLDQIVPLQKNNDGAVITQYYMEDLESLGLLKMDFLGLKNLTMIQKTTELLLQNRELALDVDKLPMDDPGAFGLLAKGELEGIFQLESSGMRQVVKDLKPSNLEDISSILALYRPGPLDAGLIPKFINRKHGREQIDYPHELVKPILTETYGIMVYQEQIMKIAQDMAGYSLGQADLLRRAMGKKKIKEMEKHREIFIEGAAEKGVDKKVSEALFEQMVLFAEYCLSGDTPVLTEEYGYLSLKEIVQKQIDCHVFSQDASGRIYTQPIAQWHHRGHQELFEYQLENGSVIRATRDHRFMVEGGAMVAIDQIYAEGLTLRQRELPAWQWAAAG; the protein is encoded by the coding sequence ATGTCCTTTGTGGGTCTCCATGTTCACAGCGACTACAGCATGTTGGATGGGGCGAGTCAGCTCCCGGCTTTAGTGGCGCAGGCGGTTGAGTTGGGGATGCCTGCGATCGCACTCACCGATCACGGCGTCATGTACGGGGCAATCAACCTGATCAAGACCTGTAAGGGCAAAGACATCAAGCCGATCATCGGCAACGAAATGTACGTCATTAATGGCGACATCGAAAAACAAGAGCGCCGTCCCCGCTACCACCAGGTGGTTTTAGCGAAAAACACCCAGGGCTATCGCAACCTTGTGAAGCTGACCACGCTGTCAAATCTCAAAGGTGTACAAGGTAAAGGCATCTTTTCGCGTCCTTGTATAAATAAGGATCTGCTGGAGCAGTATCACGAAGGTCTGATCGTCACCAGCGCCTGCTTGGGTGGCGAAGTTCCGCAAGCGATTATGCAAGGGAAACCAGAGATCGCACGGCGGGTGGCCACATGGTACAAAGATCTATTCGGTGATGACTATTATCTAGAGATTCAAGATCACGGGTCTCAAGAGGACCGGATGGTGAATGTGGAGATTGTTCGCATTGCCCGTGAGCTAGACATCAAGATTGTGGCGACCAATGATTCCCACTATATTTCTTGCCACGATGTAGAGGCCCACGACGCATTGCTCTGCATTCAGACCGGTAAGTCAGTGACTGAAGACAAGCGCCTCCGGTATAGCGGTACGGAGTATATGAAGTCCGCTGATGAGATGCGGCTATTGTTTCGGGACCATTTGACAGCAGATGTTGTGGAAGATGCGATCGCAACCACCCTAGAGGTTGCCGACAAGATCGAAGAATACGATGTCTTCCGCAGTCCCCAAAGTCCCGCCTTTGAAGTTCCGGAAGGCTACACTGCAGACACCTATATGGAGAAGGTCACCTGGGATGGCCTCCTAGATCGTCTGGAACTAGAGAGTCGAGAGGAAGTCCCTGAGGTCTATCGAGAGCGCCTGATCTATGAGCTAGAGATGCTCAAGGAGATGGGATTTGCCACCTACTTTTTAATTGTCTGGGACTATATTAAATACGCCCGCGATAACAACATCCCCGTCGGGCCAGGGCGAGGCAGTGCAGCCGGATCCCTTGTTGCCTACTGCCAAGGCATCACCAATATTGACCCCGTTCACCACGGCCTTCTGTTTGAGCGCTTCCTGAATCCTGAACGGAAGTCGATGCCTGATATTGATACCGACTTCTGCATTCAGAAGCGGGATCAGATGATTGAATACGTCACCGATAAGTACGGCGAAGATCGGGTCGCCCAGATTATTACCTTTAACCGCATGACTTCCAAGGCTGTCCTTAAGGATGTCGCGCGAGTTCTTGACGTTCCCTACGGCGATGCCGACAAAATGGCGAAGATGATTCCAGTGTCGCGAGGTAAACCGGCCAAGCTCAAGGTAATGATCTCTGATGAAACCCCAGCACCCGAATTTAAAGAGCGATATGAGAAGGATCCCGTTGCCCGCAAGTGGCTGGATATGGCGATTCGGATCGAGGGTACGAACAAAACCTTCGGCGTCCATGCGGCTGGGGTTGTGATTGCCGCTGAACCTTTGGATCAGATCGTGCCGCTGCAGAAAAACAACGACGGTGCGGTGATCACCCAATACTACATGGAAGATCTAGAGTCTTTGGGCCTCCTAAAAATGGACTTTTTGGGCCTCAAGAACCTAACCATGATTCAGAAGACCACAGAGCTACTGCTGCAGAATCGAGAGTTAGCGCTAGACGTTGATAAGCTACCAATGGATGATCCCGGAGCCTTTGGCCTATTGGCGAAGGGCGAACTGGAGGGTATTTTCCAGCTAGAGTCGTCGGGAATGCGACAGGTTGTGAAGGATCTGAAGCCCTCAAACCTCGAAGATATCTCCTCGATTTTGGCGCTCTATCGACCGGGACCGTTGGATGCGGGCCTGATTCCCAAGTTCATTAACCGCAAACATGGCCGTGAGCAGATCGACTATCCCCACGAGCTGGTGAAGCCGATTTTGACTGAGACCTACGGGATTATGGTCTACCAGGAGCAAATCATGAAGATTGCTCAAGATATGGCGGGCTATTCCCTCGGTCAGGCAGACCTGCTGCGGCGGGCGATGGGCAAAAAGAAGATCAAAGAAATGGAGAAGCACCGCGAGATCTTCATTGAAGGAGCGGCGGAGAAAGGCGTTGATAAGAAGGTCTCCGAAGCACTATTTGAGCAGATGGTGCTGTTTGCTGAATACTGTCTCAGCGGCGATACCCCCGTCCTCACTGAGGAATATGGCTATCTATCGTTAAAAGAAATTGTGCAGAAACAGATCGATTGCCATGTGTTCTCTCAGGACGCCAGCGGTCGTATCTATACGCAGCCGATTGCCCAGTGGCATCATCGCGGCCATCAGGAACTGTTTGAGTACCAGCTTGAGAATGGCTCTGTAATTCGAGCAACGCGAGATCATCGGTTCATGGTTGAGGGCGGGGCAATGGTTGCGATCGACCAGATTTACGCTGAAGGGCTGACTCTCAGGCAGCGTGAGTTGCCTGCGTGGCAGTGGGCTGCAGCCGGATAA
- the glpD gene encoding glycerol-3-phosphate dehydrogenase, whose product MRSFQEIQNTSYDLIVIGGGINGAGIARDAALRGLKTILIEKGDFAGGTTSCPSRLIHGGLRYLEYFEFNLVRESLREREVLLHTAPHLVRPLQLSIPIYADGARPYRLIQVGMILYDLLSYDKTVPNHRMLSLGQVRQLFRSLNPKELKGAAQYYDAQVVYAERLCLENILSAQAAGATVLNYVQVMGLEKSQNHLSTITCKDQLTGEAFTLSAGQQTVVANTTGPWVDEVLQSGEHPIREKPLMGGTKGSHIIVPKFPGAPDTAFYVEAASDNRPFFIIPWLDRYLIGTTDLPYSGDLNHVKADNQEIEYLIEETNRTIPTANLTLTDVLYTYSGVRPLPYTDAQTPSSITRKHILHDHAPEGIANLISLVGGKWTTYRQVGEEYVDAAYRKLGRPVPPCHTRKKPLPGALDQTDIARANAVAQYKSQLSLTVIDHLFSLYGSKALEVLALTEKSTDLAESIVPGLLDIKAQVVYAVETELAHTLVDICCRRMLIAMQGNYGFDALPAITETLSKHCGWSQGECDRQEKAYRTYIETQHQPDYALASAHT is encoded by the coding sequence ATGCGTAGCTTCCAAGAGATTCAGAACACCTCCTATGATCTGATTGTGATTGGGGGAGGGATTAATGGGGCCGGTATTGCCCGAGACGCCGCACTCCGGGGACTCAAGACGATCTTGATTGAGAAGGGTGATTTTGCGGGCGGCACCACAAGCTGCCCTTCTCGTCTGATCCACGGTGGGCTACGCTATCTAGAATACTTCGAGTTCAATCTGGTGCGGGAATCGTTGCGGGAGCGAGAGGTGTTGCTGCATACGGCTCCCCATTTGGTGCGACCGCTGCAGTTGAGCATTCCTATTTATGCGGATGGGGCACGGCCCTACCGCCTGATTCAGGTGGGCATGATTCTTTATGATCTGCTCAGCTATGACAAAACGGTCCCGAACCATCGCATGCTGTCTTTGGGACAGGTACGGCAGCTTTTTCGTTCTTTGAACCCAAAGGAATTGAAGGGAGCGGCTCAATACTATGATGCTCAGGTCGTCTACGCAGAGCGGCTGTGTCTGGAGAATATTCTTTCGGCCCAGGCTGCCGGGGCCACGGTGCTTAATTATGTACAGGTAATGGGATTGGAGAAATCGCAAAACCATCTCTCGACAATTACCTGCAAAGATCAGCTCACTGGCGAGGCATTTACGCTCTCGGCAGGCCAGCAAACCGTAGTTGCCAACACCACCGGTCCGTGGGTTGACGAGGTTCTGCAGTCGGGTGAACATCCAATCCGGGAAAAGCCACTCATGGGCGGCACGAAGGGGAGCCATATTATTGTGCCGAAGTTTCCTGGCGCACCAGATACGGCGTTTTACGTGGAGGCCGCGAGCGATAACCGTCCGTTCTTTATTATTCCGTGGCTGGACCGGTACTTAATCGGCACCACTGATCTGCCCTACAGCGGCGATTTAAATCACGTGAAGGCTGACAACCAAGAAATTGAATACCTGATCGAAGAAACCAATCGAACAATCCCCACCGCCAATCTAACGCTGACGGATGTTCTCTACACTTATTCCGGCGTTCGCCCATTGCCATACACAGATGCTCAGACACCGAGCAGCATTACCCGTAAGCATATTCTTCATGACCATGCACCCGAAGGCATTGCTAACCTGATTTCGCTCGTTGGCGGTAAGTGGACAACCTATCGCCAGGTGGGTGAAGAGTATGTTGACGCGGCCTATCGCAAGCTGGGTCGCCCGGTTCCCCCTTGTCATACGCGAAAGAAGCCGCTGCCAGGAGCATTAGATCAAACGGATATCGCTCGGGCAAATGCTGTGGCCCAGTACAAGTCTCAGCTCTCTTTAACGGTCATTGACCATTTGTTTAGTCTCTATGGTTCAAAGGCGTTAGAGGTGCTGGCGTTGACGGAGAAATCGACCGATTTGGCAGAGTCTATTGTCCCCGGTCTTTTAGATATCAAGGCCCAAGTGGTCTATGCCGTCGAGACAGAGCTGGCCCACACTTTGGTGGATATTTGCTGTCGTCGAATGCTGATTGCCATGCAGGGAAACTATGGCTTTGACGCACTCCCTGCAATTACAGAGACCCTGAGCAAGCACTGCGGCTGGAGCCAGGGGGAATGCGATCGCCAGGAAAAAGCTTACCGGACTTACATCGAGACACAACACCAACCTGACTATGCTCTAGCATCTGCTCATACCTAA
- the ggpS gene encoding glucosylglycerol-phosphate synthase, protein MKSSLVILYHREPYDEVVENGKIYYRPQKSPNGILPTLKSFFAGVEQGTWVAWKQVNAKQKKKFEEKVTVEGEGNYAVCRVPLTAEQVKQFYHITSKEAFWPILHSFPGHFTYATSDWENFKNVNRLFAEAACREAADDALIWVHDYNLWMAPQYIRELKPNARIAFFHHTPFPSVDIFNILPWREEIIGSLLCCDVVGFHIPRYSENFVNVARSLFEVEVVETVPAAENLTPVGIALAEPEVTSKLKYKGQLVQVDPCPVGTNPKHIQSLLDQPEAQTRFEEMREELQGRKLIIAAGRVDYVKGNRELLEAYERLLERQPDQHGKVQLVVTCVKAAAGMKVYKVTQSQIEQLVGKINGRFARLDWTPILLFTEPVPFRDLLCYYRLADICWTTPLRDGLNLVAKEYVVAHKGEGGVLILSEFVGAAVELPEAVLTNPYSLDRMDESIDQALVMPEAEQKKRMAKMYKTVTHYDVQYWADHLINLYKEIPSAKK, encoded by the coding sequence ATGAAATCATCCCTTGTTATTCTCTATCACCGAGAACCCTACGATGAGGTGGTTGAGAATGGAAAAATCTACTACCGTCCCCAGAAAAGCCCAAACGGAATTTTACCCACGCTTAAAAGCTTCTTTGCGGGCGTTGAGCAAGGAACTTGGGTTGCCTGGAAGCAGGTCAATGCCAAGCAAAAGAAGAAATTTGAAGAGAAAGTCACCGTCGAGGGTGAAGGCAATTACGCCGTTTGTCGGGTTCCCCTCACCGCCGAACAGGTCAAGCAGTTCTATCACATCACCTCTAAAGAAGCTTTCTGGCCGATTCTGCACTCCTTCCCCGGTCACTTTACCTACGCCACATCCGACTGGGAAAACTTCAAGAACGTCAATCGCCTCTTTGCAGAGGCCGCCTGCCGAGAAGCTGCTGATGATGCGCTGATTTGGGTCCATGACTATAACCTATGGATGGCTCCTCAATACATCCGGGAGCTAAAGCCCAATGCTCGGATTGCCTTCTTCCATCACACCCCTTTCCCCTCCGTTGATATCTTCAATATTCTGCCTTGGCGGGAAGAGATTATTGGCAGCTTACTTTGCTGTGACGTGGTGGGCTTCCATATCCCGCGCTACTCAGAGAATTTTGTCAACGTCGCCCGCAGTCTATTTGAAGTTGAGGTAGTAGAGACCGTTCCTGCCGCGGAGAATCTAACCCCCGTGGGCATTGCGCTAGCGGAGCCAGAGGTGACAAGCAAGCTGAAATATAAGGGACAGTTGGTTCAGGTTGACCCTTGTCCAGTAGGGACCAATCCAAAGCACATCCAGTCACTGTTAGACCAACCCGAAGCCCAAACGCGCTTTGAAGAAATGCGCGAAGAGCTACAGGGCCGCAAGCTGATCATCGCCGCCGGACGGGTGGATTATGTAAAGGGCAACCGGGAGCTACTGGAAGCCTACGAACGGTTGTTAGAGCGCCAGCCTGACCAGCATGGCAAGGTGCAACTGGTGGTGACCTGCGTGAAAGCTGCCGCCGGGATGAAGGTCTATAAGGTCACCCAAAGCCAGATTGAACAGCTAGTGGGCAAGATTAATGGTCGATTTGCACGACTTGACTGGACTCCGATTTTACTGTTTACGGAGCCGGTCCCCTTTCGAGATCTGCTGTGCTATTACCGTCTGGCCGATATTTGCTGGACGACACCCCTGCGAGATGGTCTGAATCTAGTCGCAAAGGAATACGTAGTTGCTCACAAAGGTGAGGGGGGCGTCCTGATCCTCTCAGAATTTGTGGGAGCAGCGGTGGAGCTACCGGAGGCTGTTCTGACGAATCCCTATTCCCTCGATCGAATGGATGAGTCCATCGACCAAGCGCTGGTGATGCCAGAGGCGGAGCAGAAGAAGCGAATGGCAAAGATGTATAAAACTGTCACTCACTACGATGTACAGTACTGGGCTGATCATTTAATCAACTTGTACAAGGAGATTCCATCCGCAAAGAAATAA
- the rpoD gene encoding RNA polymerase sigma factor RpoD, with product MTQAKNVLEAIKEPVSDLEKLLGGAADSDSSKSEKAAVAKEAKATKATKTTKARVAKRRGPAKKKHYTEDSIRLYLQEIGRIRLLRADEEIELARKIADLLELERVFDRLTDELDREPYMQEWADDVEMALPAFRHRLHLGRRAKDKMVQSNLRLVVSIAKKYMNRGLSFQDLIQEGSLGLIRAAEKFDHEKGYKFSTYATWWIRQAITRAIADQSRTIRLPVHLYETISRIKKTTKLLSQEMGRKPTEEEIATRMEMTIEKLRFIAKSAQLPISLETPIGKEEDSRLGDFIESDGETPEDQVSKNLLREDLETVLDTLSPRERDVLKLRYGLDDGRMKTLEEIGQIFNVTRERIRQIEAKALRKLRHPNRNSVLKEYIR from the coding sequence ATGACCCAAGCCAAGAATGTACTAGAGGCCATCAAGGAACCCGTGAGTGACCTAGAGAAGTTGCTGGGCGGTGCCGCAGATAGTGACTCCAGCAAGAGCGAGAAAGCTGCAGTTGCCAAAGAGGCCAAGGCGACTAAGGCAACTAAGACGACTAAGGCCCGTGTTGCTAAGCGTCGAGGTCCTGCGAAGAAGAAGCACTACACCGAGGACTCTATTCGCCTCTACCTACAGGAAATTGGCAGAATTCGGCTATTGCGCGCCGACGAAGAAATTGAGCTTGCCCGCAAGATTGCTGATCTTTTAGAGCTTGAGCGTGTCTTCGATCGGTTGACCGATGAGCTAGACCGTGAACCCTACATGCAAGAGTGGGCAGATGATGTAGAAATGGCGCTGCCTGCCTTCCGCCATCGCCTCCATTTAGGTCGCCGCGCCAAGGATAAGATGGTGCAGTCTAATCTGCGACTGGTGGTTTCAATTGCCAAAAAGTATATGAACCGGGGACTCTCGTTCCAGGATCTGATTCAAGAAGGGAGCCTGGGCCTGATTCGCGCTGCCGAAAAGTTTGACCACGAAAAAGGCTATAAGTTCTCCACCTACGCTACTTGGTGGATTCGACAGGCCATTACCCGTGCGATCGCAGATCAGTCCCGTACGATTCGCCTCCCGGTTCACCTTTACGAAACAATTTCTCGGATCAAGAAGACTACTAAGCTTCTCTCACAAGAAATGGGTCGCAAACCTACCGAAGAAGAAATTGCGACTCGCATGGAAATGACGATTGAGAAGCTGCGCTTTATTGCCAAGTCAGCTCAGCTCCCCATATCTTTAGAGACCCCCATCGGTAAGGAAGAAGATTCCCGATTGGGGGATTTTATTGAGTCCGACGGTGAGACTCCTGAAGATCAGGTCTCAAAGAATTTACTCCGCGAAGATCTCGAAACGGTTTTAGATACCCTTAGCCCCCGAGAGCGCGACGTTCTGAAGCTTCGTTATGGCCTAGATGATGGTCGCATGAAGACCCTCGAAGAAATCGGCCAAATTTTTAACGTGACTCGTGAGCGCATCCGCCAGATTGAGGCCAAGGCGCTACGCAAGCTGCGTCATCCCAATCGCAACAGCGTTCTGAAAGAATATATCCGCTAA